The stretch of DNA GGCGGCCTGACTCCCCTGGGAAGCAGGGCGACGCAGAGTCACACCGGGTCTTTAGGCGGGGAAGCCAGGGTCTGGAACGGCGCTCTGGCCCAGGCTGGAGCCGTGCCGGTCCAGGGGCTGCATGAGATGATTGACACGCTGACGGCCCTGGCATTTCTGAAAAGCAGAGGAAGACGAATTGCCTTGGCCGGCGGCGGCGGGGCCATTGGTGTTTTTTCCTCGGACCTGGCGCACCGTTTCGGTCTGGAGGTCCCGAGGTTCAGCCCTGAAACGCAGGCGCGCCTGAGGAAGCGGCTGCCCGCGCCGGGCAACAGCGTGCTCAATCCGCTGGACACAGGCACGCCGGTCTTGCCTCTGGAAGTCCTGGAACCCCTGATCAAGGAAATCCTGACCAAGGAATCAATGGACGTGTTGGTGATGGTGATGCTTCTCCATCCCCTGGAAGTGACCAGTCAGGTCTTCCCCAAGATGATCGGCCTCCCTTCGCCGCCCGCGGGAAGCTACCTGCAAGGCCTGCTCGAAATAATGTCCCGGCTTAAAAAGCAGACCGGTAAGGATGTGGCAATGGCCTTTGAAAACAGAGCCACCCAGCCTGAAAATATAAACGTAGAATCCGTGTCCAGGAAGATGCGCCTTCAATTTCAGGCAGAGGGGATTCCGGTTTTCACCGGGGCCGAAAGGGCCCTCCGAGGCATCCGAAACGCCTTGAAGGCCAAGCGGCCCTAGCCGGACAGAATCCAGGCGATCACCGTGAATTCCTTTGACTTTTTTCTGCACCCCTGATACTTTTAATCTATAATGTCATTGCAAGTAATTAAGGGGAGGATTATTTGATATGTTTGGTTTGGGCATGTGGGAACTCTTGATCATCCTGGCCATCGTTCTGGTCGTCTTCGGCGCCTCGAAGCTGCCTGAGATCGGCTCCGGATTGGGCAAAGGCATATCCAACTTTCGCCTGGCGTCCAAAGAGGCCAAGGAGATTGACGTTACCCCGGAAAAAGATGAAGTCGCCTCGGAGCAAAAAAACGAGGAAAAGTCCGCATCCTGAGATTCGGG from Deltaproteobacteria bacterium encodes:
- a CDS encoding twin-arginine translocase TatA/TatE family subunit, producing MFGLGMWELLIILAIVLVVFGASKLPEIGSGLGKGISNFRLASKEAKEIDVTPEKDEVASEQKNEEKSAS